A single region of the Streptococcus macedonicus ACA-DC 198 genome encodes:
- the yugI gene encoding General stress protein 13: MRIGDKITGTITGIKPYGAFVALDNGTTGLIHISEIKTGYIENIYQLLSVGEKVLVQVIDFDEFTQKASLSLRTLEEEKHHLHRRHRFSNSHLNIGFQPLADNLPKWTKESLELLKKE; encoded by the coding sequence ATGAGAATTGGCGACAAAATCACTGGAACAATAACAGGTATAAAACCTTATGGTGCCTTTGTCGCATTAGATAATGGGACAACAGGTCTTATTCATATTTCAGAAATTAAAACAGGTTATATTGAAAACATTTACCAATTACTCAGTGTTGGGGAAAAAGTTTTAGTCCAAGTTATTGATTTTGATGAATTTACGCAAAAAGCAAGTTTATCTCTTCGCACACTGGAGGAAGAAAAACATCACTTACACCGTCGTCACCGCTTTTCAAATAGCCATCTAAACATTGGCTTTCAACCATTGGCGGACAATTTGCCAAAATGGACAAAAGAAAGCCTAGAATTATTGAAGAAAGAATAA
- a CDS encoding Two component transcriptional regulator VraR, with amino-acid sequence MTQKIKVILVDDHEMVRLGLKSFLNLQPDVEVVGEAGNGLDGINLALELKPDVVVMDLVMPEMSGVEATLKLLEEWKEAKILVLTSYLDNEKIYPVIEAGAKGYMLKTSSAAEILNAIQKVARGELAIETEVDKKIKAHDMQPELHEDLTARERDILRLLAKGYDNQTIADELFISLKTVKTHVSNILAKLEVDDRTQAVVYAFKHHLVPQDDE; translated from the coding sequence ATGACCCAGAAAATTAAAGTTATCCTAGTTGATGACCATGAAATGGTACGTTTAGGGTTAAAAAGTTTTTTGAATTTGCAACCAGATGTTGAGGTGGTTGGCGAAGCTGGAAATGGTTTAGATGGTATCAATTTGGCTTTAGAATTAAAACCAGATGTGGTTGTTATGGATTTGGTAATGCCAGAAATGAGCGGTGTCGAAGCAACATTGAAGCTTCTGGAAGAATGGAAGGAAGCTAAAATTCTTGTTTTAACATCTTACCTTGATAACGAAAAAATTTATCCTGTCATTGAAGCAGGGGCCAAAGGTTATATGTTAAAAACATCTAGCGCAGCAGAAATTTTAAATGCCATTCAGAAAGTTGCACGTGGTGAGTTAGCTATTGAAACAGAAGTCGATAAAAAAATCAAAGCCCATGATATGCAACCAGAATTGCATGAAGATTTGACAGCGCGTGAACGTGATATTTTGAGATTACTTGCTAAAGGGTATGATAATCAAACTATTGCTGATGAGCTATTTATCTCACTAAAAACCGTCAAAACACACGTTTCAAATATTCTAGCTAAGTTAGAAGTTGATGACCGTACACAAGCAGTCGTTTATGCCTTTAAACATCATTTAGTACCGCAAGATGACGAATAA
- the yvyE gene encoding Protein co-occurring with transport systems (COG1739), whose protein sequence is MNYKTIKNDGIFEEEIKKSRFICQLKRVDTEEEGRQFIAQIKKEHYKATHSCSAMIIGEHAEIKRSSDDGEPSGTAGVPMLTVLEKQGLTNVVAVVTRYFGGIKLGAGGLIRAYSGSVANALKEIGLVKVKEQEGLKITLSYPQYQTFANFLQAENLQEFDTEFLENVTAYIYLDPENLKEVSGRLIEFYQGKVDFTKSGSKIVEVPL, encoded by the coding sequence ATGAACTATAAAACGATTAAAAATGATGGTATTTTTGAAGAAGAAATTAAAAAGTCACGCTTTATCTGTCAGTTAAAACGAGTTGACACAGAGGAAGAGGGGCGTCAATTCATTGCACAAATCAAAAAAGAACATTATAAAGCAACACATTCTTGCTCGGCTATGATTATTGGTGAACATGCTGAAATCAAGCGTTCTAGCGATGATGGTGAGCCAAGTGGAACTGCTGGTGTTCCAATGCTAACTGTTCTAGAAAAACAAGGCTTGACCAACGTTGTTGCCGTTGTGACACGTTATTTTGGTGGTATTAAATTAGGTGCTGGTGGGCTTATTCGGGCTTATTCAGGCAGTGTTGCTAATGCTCTCAAGGAAATTGGTCTAGTTAAGGTAAAAGAACAAGAGGGGCTCAAAATCACTCTTTCTTATCCTCAATATCAAACCTTTGCTAACTTTTTACAGGCTGAAAACCTGCAAGAATTTGATACAGAATTTCTTGAAAATGTCACAGCCTATATTTACCTTGACCCTGAAAACCTCAAAGAAGTTAGTGGGCGTTTGATTGAATTTTACCAAGGCAAAGTTGACTTTACTAAATCAGGTTCAAAAATTGTCGAAGTTCCCTTGTGA
- the ppiB gene encoding Streptococcal lipoprotein rotamase A; Peptidyl-prolyl cis-trans isomerase, which yields MNVKTKYKAKKTKIVFFDIDDTLRVKATAYMPESIKYVFKSLKEKGILTGIATGRAFYGIVPEIRALEPDYFVTINGTYVIDKKATEIVNDPLPRDIVEKYVAWAKSEGIEYGFAGKDKPVVSARCDLIDDAMIPIYGVCDVEPDFYLTNDVYHMWTFTENNAQLRLPDELAVEIRLVPWHEHSSDVVKNGISKASGVAHVLESQNLKPINAMMFGDGPNDMEIFDYVGLKIAMGNAVPELKEKADFVTKTVEEDGILYALEELGLVEKQLNFPQVDLTTVEGPVAIIKTNHGDMKIKLFPEHAPKTVANFIALSKDGYYDGIIFHRIIPEFMIQGGDPTGTGMGGQSIYGDSFEDEFSEELYNVRGALSMANAGPNTNGSQFFIVQNSKIPYAQKELERGGWPKTIAEFYATNGGTPHLDRRHTVFGQIMDDDSYKVLDEIANVETGAQDRPVEDVVIETIEVVD from the coding sequence ATGAATGTAAAAACTAAATACAAGGCTAAAAAAACTAAAATTGTCTTTTTTGACATTGATGACACCTTGCGCGTAAAAGCAACAGCCTATATGCCAGAATCAATTAAGTATGTTTTTAAAAGCTTAAAAGAAAAAGGTATCCTGACTGGGATTGCAACCGGGCGTGCCTTTTATGGCATTGTGCCAGAAATTCGCGCTCTAGAGCCTGATTATTTCGTGACGATTAATGGCACATATGTCATCGATAAAAAAGCAACAGAAATTGTTAATGACCCGTTGCCACGAGACATTGTCGAAAAATACGTTGCCTGGGCTAAATCAGAAGGAATTGAATACGGTTTTGCTGGAAAAGATAAACCAGTTGTTTCAGCTCGTTGTGACCTAATCGATGACGCAATGATACCAATATACGGTGTCTGCGACGTTGAGCCTGATTTCTATTTGACAAATGATGTTTATCATATGTGGACCTTTACGGAAAATAATGCTCAGTTGCGATTACCTGATGAATTAGCTGTAGAAATTCGTTTAGTCCCTTGGCATGAACATTCATCTGATGTCGTCAAAAATGGTATTTCTAAAGCTTCAGGTGTTGCGCACGTTCTAGAAAGTCAAAACTTAAAACCAATCAATGCCATGATGTTTGGTGATGGTCCAAATGACATGGAAATCTTTGATTATGTTGGCTTGAAGATTGCTATGGGCAATGCAGTCCCTGAACTCAAAGAAAAAGCAGATTTTGTAACAAAAACAGTAGAAGAAGATGGCATTTTATATGCTTTGGAGGAACTCGGTTTGGTAGAAAAACAATTAAATTTCCCACAAGTTGACTTAACAACAGTTGAAGGTCCAGTTGCGATAATCAAAACTAATCACGGTGATATGAAGATTAAACTCTTCCCAGAACACGCACCAAAAACAGTTGCAAACTTTATTGCCTTGTCAAAAGATGGCTACTATGACGGTATTATTTTCCACCGTATTATTCCTGAATTTATGATTCAAGGTGGTGACCCAACTGGTACTGGTATGGGGGGACAATCTATCTATGGCGATAGTTTCGAAGATGAATTCTCGGAAGAACTTTATAACGTTCGTGGGGCTCTTTCAATGGCTAATGCTGGACCAAATACAAACGGCAGTCAGTTCTTTATCGTTCAAAACAGCAAAATTCCTTATGCTCAAAAAGAATTAGAACGTGGTGGTTGGCCAAAAACAATTGCAGAATTTTATGCGACAAATGGTGGAACGCCACACTTGGACCGTCGCCATACCGTATTTGGCCAAATCATGGACGATGATTCATACAAAGTTTTAGATGAAATTGCTAACGTCGAAACTGGTGCTCAAGACCGCCCAGTTGAAGATGTCGTTATCGAAACAATTGAGGTAGTGGACTAA
- a CDS encoding Protein serine/threonine phosphatase PrpC, regulation of stationary phase yields MKISLVTDIGQKRSNNQDFINKFDNKKGITLVILADGMGGHRAGNIASEMTVTDLGREWINTDYTELSQIRDWLLVTLEAENRKVYELGQTDEYKGMGTTVEALAIVDNNVIYAHVGDSRIGLLHQGEYRLLTSDHSLVNELVKAGQLTEEEAANHPQKNIITQSIGQANPVEPDLGVQVLEENDYLIINSDGLTNMITNDEIVSILSQDKNLDDKNNELVTLANERGGLDNITIALIHAESEEV; encoded by the coding sequence ATGAAAATTTCACTTGTAACTGATATCGGACAAAAACGTTCAAACAATCAGGATTTTATTAACAAATTTGATAATAAAAAAGGCATTACTTTGGTTATTTTAGCAGATGGCATGGGTGGTCATCGAGCAGGAAATATCGCTAGCGAAATGACTGTTACAGATCTTGGACGTGAATGGATTAATACCGATTACACTGAATTAAGTCAGATTCGTGATTGGCTTTTAGTAACATTAGAAGCTGAAAATCGCAAAGTCTATGAACTCGGTCAAACTGATGAGTATAAAGGCATGGGAACAACAGTAGAAGCATTGGCAATTGTTGATAACAATGTCATCTATGCTCATGTTGGGGATTCACGCATTGGTTTGCTCCACCAAGGAGAATACCGATTGTTGACAAGTGATCATTCTTTAGTTAATGAACTGGTAAAAGCTGGTCAATTGACTGAAGAGGAAGCTGCAAATCATCCTCAAAAAAATATCATTACACAGTCTATTGGACAAGCAAATCCTGTCGAACCAGATTTAGGTGTTCAGGTACTTGAAGAAAATGACTATCTCATTATTAACAGTGATGGTTTAACTAATATGATTACCAATGACGAAATTGTTAGCATTTTAAGTCAAGATAAAAATCTTGATGACAAGAACAATGAGTTGGTTACTCTTGCTAACGAACGTGGAGGTCTTGATAACATTACCATTGCTTTGATCCACGCCGAAAGTGAGGAAGTTTAA
- a CDS encoding Serine/threonine protein kinase PrkC, regulator of stationary phase codes for MIQIGKLFAGRYRILKSIGRGGMADVYLAKDLILDNEEVAIKVLRTNYQTDQIAVARFQREARAMAELNHPNIVSIRDIGEEDGQQFLVMEYVDGSDLKKYIQDHAPLSNNEVVRIMEEVLSAMTLAHQQGIVHRDLKPQNILLTKDGTVKVTDFGIAVAFAETSLTQTNSMLGSVHYLSPEQARGSKATVQSDIYAMGIMLFEMLTGHIPYDGDSAVTIALQHFQKPLPSIIDENKNVPQALENVVIKATAKRLSDRYASTFEMSRDLMTALFYNRSREPKLVFEDTENTKTLPKVTTSTSVPSTTEQLLKKQKAAKEDKAATENKATKAKTKKKKSHRMFGTLMKIFFAVVIVAIAIFTYLTLTSPSTVSVPDVAGSSLSEAKTTIKSSGLKVGTVHEVSSDTVESGYVIKTSPTAGSSKKEGSSIDIYVSKGLSGFKIKDYTGQDYQTAVKDLVNNYGVSESQIEIEEVSTSDYDEGVIISQTPSEGGTFKVSGDDKITFKVATESTVTMPNLTGYTYSEAIAALTALGVSSSHITAYQANPNSSTGYVQVSSPSSTATVTAQTPYYGDTLSDNVVLYLAADEEESSQAPSSSSSESSESKESSSSSSESSESKESSSSSSSTDDSSSSTETSDE; via the coding sequence ATGATTCAGATTGGCAAATTATTTGCTGGTCGTTATCGGATCCTCAAATCTATCGGACGGGGTGGAATGGCAGATGTTTATCTGGCAAAAGATCTCATTCTTGATAATGAAGAAGTTGCCATTAAGGTGCTTCGGACGAATTATCAGACTGATCAAATTGCCGTAGCGCGTTTCCAACGGGAAGCGCGTGCCATGGCAGAACTGAACCATCCAAATATTGTCTCGATTCGTGATATTGGAGAAGAAGATGGACAGCAATTCTTAGTAATGGAATATGTTGATGGCTCGGACTTAAAAAAATACATTCAAGATCATGCTCCGCTTTCTAATAATGAAGTTGTTAGAATCATGGAAGAAGTCCTATCTGCGATGACTTTGGCGCATCAACAAGGAATTGTTCACCGTGATTTAAAACCACAAAATATATTATTAACCAAAGACGGAACTGTTAAAGTTACTGATTTTGGTATCGCCGTAGCCTTTGCCGAAACAAGTTTAACGCAAACCAATTCAATGCTAGGTAGTGTGCATTATTTATCGCCTGAACAAGCACGTGGTTCAAAAGCGACTGTTCAAAGTGATATTTACGCTATGGGGATTATGTTGTTTGAAATGTTAACAGGTCACATCCCATATGATGGCGATTCAGCTGTTACCATTGCGCTTCAACATTTCCAAAAACCACTTCCTTCCATCATTGATGAGAATAAAAATGTGCCACAAGCACTAGAAAATGTTGTTATCAAGGCGACTGCAAAACGTTTAAGTGACCGTTATGCGTCAACTTTTGAAATGAGTCGTGATTTGATGACGGCACTTTTTTACAACCGTAGCCGTGAACCTAAACTTGTTTTTGAAGATACTGAAAATACAAAGACACTTCCAAAGGTAACAACATCAACATCTGTTCCTTCAACGACAGAACAACTTTTGAAGAAACAAAAAGCAGCTAAAGAAGATAAAGCAGCAACAGAAAACAAAGCGACTAAAGCTAAAACAAAGAAGAAAAAATCACATCGTATGTTCGGCACGTTAATGAAAATCTTTTTTGCAGTTGTGATTGTAGCTATTGCTATCTTTACATACTTGACGTTGACCTCACCATCAACCGTGAGTGTTCCAGATGTTGCTGGCTCTAGTTTATCAGAAGCAAAAACAACGATAAAATCATCAGGTCTTAAAGTTGGAACCGTTCATGAAGTATCAAGCGATACCGTCGAGAGTGGTTACGTTATTAAGACAAGTCCAACTGCTGGTTCATCGAAAAAAGAAGGGTCATCAATTGATATTTACGTATCAAAAGGCTTATCAGGATTCAAGATAAAAGACTATACAGGTCAAGATTATCAAACAGCCGTTAAAGATTTGGTTAATAATTATGGTGTTTCAGAGTCGCAAATTGAGATTGAAGAAGTCTCAACGTCAGATTATGACGAAGGTGTTATCATCAGTCAAACACCTAGCGAAGGTGGAACCTTTAAGGTAAGTGGTGATGATAAGATTACCTTTAAAGTAGCTACTGAGAGTACAGTAACAATGCCGAATTTGACAGGATATACTTATTCAGAAGCTATTGCTGCCCTGACGGCTCTAGGTGTATCAAGTTCACATATTACGGCTTATCAAGCCAATCCCAATTCATCTACGGGTTATGTGCAAGTAAGCTCACCATCTTCAACAGCAACTGTCACTGCTCAGACACCATATTATGGTGATACACTAAGTGATAACGTGGTACTTTACCTAGCAGCTGATGAAGAAGAAAGCTCACAGGCACCATCGTCATCAAGCTCAGAATCCTCTGAATCAAAAGAATCAAGTTCATCAAGCTCAGAATCCTCTGAATCAAAAGAATCAAGTTCATCAAGCAGTAGTACAGATGACAGTAGCTCATCGACAGAAACAAGTGATGAATAA
- the vraS gene encoding Sensor histidine kinase VraS → MKKHYFILFILYASIIIISTVVVILDSLNLHLKNFITDFWMGEQFVFSIVFLILAVTILLLLLWVILDDNSKRGINQNLRRILNNQPISLNEDTEINTNLSRLSKKMTHLTNSLQNTENSRILNSQEIVEQERKRIARDLHDTVSQELFASSMILSGVSANLDKIEKEQLEFQLTAVESMLQNAQKDLRILLLHLRPIELENKTLSEGFDILLKELTDKSSIEVVYKKSIGQLPKKIEDNVFRIAQEFISNTLRHAKASRLEVYLNQTETELQLKMIDNGVGFDMDESHDLSYGISNIEERVDDMAGTVTLLSQKGKGVSMDIRLPLVKRGNEEKEDDPEN, encoded by the coding sequence ATGAAAAAACATTATTTTATATTATTTATCCTTTATGCGAGCATTATTATCATATCAACCGTTGTCGTTATTTTGGATAGTTTAAATCTGCATTTGAAAAATTTTATCACAGATTTCTGGATGGGAGAACAATTTGTCTTTTCAATTGTCTTTTTAATCCTAGCAGTAACGATTTTGTTGCTTTTGCTTTGGGTTATTTTAGATGATAACAGCAAACGTGGTATCAACCAAAACTTACGCCGTATTTTGAATAATCAGCCTATCAGTCTAAACGAAGATACAGAAATCAATACGAATTTATCGCGTTTGTCTAAAAAAATGACGCATTTGACAAATAGTTTGCAAAATACAGAAAATAGTCGTATTCTAAACAGTCAAGAAATTGTTGAGCAAGAACGAAAACGAATTGCGCGTGACTTGCATGACACGGTTAGTCAAGAATTATTCGCCTCTTCGATGATCCTTTCAGGCGTGTCTGCTAATCTTGACAAAATTGAAAAAGAGCAATTAGAATTTCAATTGACGGCTGTTGAAAGCATGCTACAAAATGCTCAAAAAGATTTGCGAATTTTGCTATTGCATTTACGACCAATAGAATTAGAAAATAAAACTCTTTCAGAAGGTTTTGATATCCTCTTGAAAGAATTGACAGATAAGAGTAGTATAGAGGTTGTTTATAAGAAAAGTATCGGTCAACTACCTAAGAAAATAGAGGATAACGTTTTTCGAATTGCACAAGAATTCATTAGTAATACCCTTAGACACGCTAAAGCCAGTCGTTTAGAGGTTTATCTAAATCAAACAGAAACCGAGCTTCAGCTTAAAATGATCGATAACGGTGTCGGTTTTGATATGGATGAAAGCCATGATTTAAGTTATGGTATTAGTAATATTGAAGAACGTGTTGATGATATGGCTGGAACAGTTACATTACTGAGTCAAAAAGGTAAAGGAGTATCAATGGATATTCGTTTGCCACTGGTAAAGAGAGGAAACGAGGAGAAAGAAGATGACCCAGAAAATTAA
- the cysK gene encoding Cysteine synthase: MSKIYNSITELIGNTPIVKLNNIVPEDAADVYVKIEAFNPGSSVKDRIALRMIEDAEKAGTIKPGDIIVEPTSGNTGIGLAWVGAAKGYKVIIVMPETMSVERRKIIQAYGAELVLTPGSEGMKGAIAKAKEIAEEKNGWVPLQFANPSNPAMHEDTTGAEIIEAFGPTGLDAFVSGVGTGGTVSGVSHALKKANPNVQVYAVEADESAVLSGEKPGPHKIQGISAGFIPDTLDTKAYDGVIRVASDDAIITSRNLGGKEGFLAGISSGAAIYAAIKKAKELGKGKKVLALLPDNGERYLSTSLYDFND; the protein is encoded by the coding sequence ATGTCAAAAATTTACAATTCAATTACTGAATTAATTGGAAATACACCAATCGTAAAACTTAACAACATTGTCCCTGAAGATGCTGCTGATGTTTATGTTAAAATCGAAGCTTTCAACCCTGGTTCTTCTGTCAAAGACCGTATTGCCCTTCGTATGATTGAAGATGCTGAAAAAGCAGGCACAATCAAACCAGGCGATATTATTGTTGAACCAACTTCTGGAAATACAGGAATTGGTCTTGCATGGGTTGGCGCAGCTAAAGGCTACAAAGTGATTATCGTTATGCCTGAAACAATGAGTGTTGAACGTCGCAAAATTATTCAAGCTTATGGTGCTGAACTCGTTTTAACTCCTGGAAGTGAAGGAATGAAAGGGGCTATTGCCAAAGCAAAAGAAATTGCTGAAGAAAAAAATGGTTGGGTGCCTCTTCAATTTGCTAACCCTTCTAACCCTGCTATGCACGAAGATACAACAGGTGCTGAAATTATCGAAGCTTTTGGTCCAACGGGTCTTGATGCCTTTGTTTCTGGTGTTGGTACTGGTGGAACAGTTTCAGGTGTTTCTCATGCTCTTAAAAAAGCTAATCCTAACGTTCAAGTTTATGCTGTTGAAGCTGATGAATCTGCCGTGCTTTCTGGTGAAAAGCCTGGTCCACACAAAATCCAAGGTATTTCAGCTGGTTTCATCCCTGACACTCTTGACACTAAAGCTTATGACGGTGTTATTCGTGTAGCTTCTGACGATGCTATCATTACTAGCCGTAATCTCGGTGGAAAAGAAGGATTCCTTGCTGGTATTTCTTCTGGTGCAGCTATTTATGCAGCTATTAAAAAAGCAAAAGAACTTGGTAAAGGTAAAAAAGTTCTTGCACTTCTCCCAGATAACGGTGAACGTTACCTTTCAACATCTCTTTATGATTTTAACGACTAA
- a CDS encoding Transporter associated with VraSR, translating into MRKIQFFIIVEVILIVMGLMTIMANNLSSFILILVLILLALRFYNQDKRNNFLLTIGLVLLFMIFMLNPYIIMAVVLGVVYIVINHFSQVKKKNRYALVRFREEELKAKPVRNQWFGMDTHDSDFYAFDDINIIRLTGSDTIDLSNIIVTGKDNVVVIRKILGPTKILVPIDVAVKLDVSAIYGSVRYFDFEEYDLRNESLKIWHSEDEEYLKAVKIIVSTLAGDVEVVRK; encoded by the coding sequence ATGAGGAAGATTCAATTTTTTATCATCGTAGAGGTGATTTTGATTGTGATGGGCTTGATGACTATCATGGCAAATAATCTATCTAGTTTTATTCTTATTCTTGTTTTGATTTTATTGGCACTGCGGTTTTATAATCAAGATAAACGGAACAACTTTTTATTAACTATCGGTCTTGTTCTTTTATTTATGATTTTTATGCTTAATCCTTATATTATCATGGCAGTGGTATTAGGTGTTGTTTACATTGTTATCAATCATTTTTCACAAGTTAAGAAAAAAAATCGTTATGCTTTGGTGCGTTTTCGTGAGGAAGAATTAAAAGCAAAGCCAGTTCGTAATCAATGGTTTGGAATGGATACGCATGATAGTGATTTTTATGCGTTTGATGATATCAATATTATTCGTTTGACAGGAAGTGATACGATTGATTTAAGTAATATCATTGTAACTGGAAAGGATAATGTTGTTGTTATTCGAAAAATTTTAGGACCAACAAAAATTTTAGTACCTATTGATGTTGCTGTGAAATTAGATGTTAGTGCGATTTATGGTAGCGTTCGATACTTTGATTTTGAAGAATATGATTTACGTAATGAATCGTTAAAAATATGGCATAGTGAGGATGAAGAATATTTAAAAGCAGTGAAAATTATCGTTAGTACGCTTGCTGGAGATGTTGAGGTGGTGCGCAAATGA
- the rsmB gene encoding Ribosomal RNA small subunit methyltransferase B — protein sequence MANDWKNQARGLALLVLENVFEDGAYSNIALNQELSHTTLSPKDKSLVTEIVYGTVARKITLEWYLAHYIKDRDKLDSWVYYLLMLSLYQLLYLDKIPAHAVVNDAVNIAKNRGNKKGAEKFVNAVLRRFTKEELPNPETIKRKNKRYSVLYSLPVWLVKKLIDQFGEERAVAIMQSLFVRNKASIRVTKLDKLSEIKATTGAEQSILSPVGLVKTSGHFAGTDYFANGDITIQDESSQLVAPTLNIQGNEDILDACAAPGGKATHMASYLKEGHITALDLYDHKLTLVMNNAKRLHVANKISTQKMDATTVHEHFASDSFDKILVDAPCSGIGLIRRKPDIKYNKENQDFSALQEIQLQILDSVCQTLRKGGIITYSTCTIFDEENFQVIHKFLETHPNFEQVKLSHTQEDIVRDGCIAITPEQYQTDGFFIGQVKRIL from the coding sequence TTGGCGAATGATTGGAAAAATCAGGCACGTGGTTTAGCGCTTCTTGTCCTTGAAAATGTCTTTGAAGACGGGGCTTATTCTAATATTGCTCTCAATCAAGAATTAAGCCATACGACATTATCGCCAAAAGATAAGTCATTAGTGACAGAAATCGTTTATGGAACAGTTGCACGAAAAATTACCTTAGAATGGTATCTTGCTCATTACATTAAAGATCGAGATAAGTTAGATTCTTGGGTTTATTACCTATTAATGTTGAGTCTTTATCAACTCTTGTATCTGGATAAAATTCCTGCCCACGCTGTGGTAAATGACGCGGTTAACATTGCTAAAAATCGCGGTAACAAAAAAGGTGCAGAAAAATTTGTCAACGCTGTTCTACGACGTTTTACCAAGGAAGAATTACCAAATCCTGAAACGATTAAACGTAAGAATAAACGCTACTCTGTTCTTTATTCATTGCCAGTTTGGCTAGTCAAAAAATTAATTGATCAATTCGGCGAAGAACGCGCGGTAGCTATTATGCAAAGCCTTTTTGTCCGCAATAAGGCAAGTATTCGTGTGACAAAACTTGATAAATTATCCGAGATTAAAGCAACGACGGGGGCAGAGCAATCTATCTTATCACCAGTAGGTTTGGTGAAAACATCAGGACATTTTGCTGGAACAGATTATTTCGCTAATGGGGACATCACGATTCAAGATGAATCTAGTCAACTAGTTGCTCCAACGCTTAATATTCAAGGAAATGAAGACATCTTAGATGCTTGTGCTGCCCCAGGTGGTAAGGCAACTCATATGGCCTCGTATTTAAAAGAGGGGCATATTACAGCACTTGATTTATATGACCATAAATTAACACTTGTCATGAATAATGCCAAGCGTCTGCATGTCGCTAATAAAATCAGCACACAAAAGATGGATGCCACAACCGTCCATGAGCATTTTGCATCAGATTCTTTTGATAAGATTTTGGTAGATGCCCCTTGCTCAGGAATCGGCTTAATCCGCCGTAAACCGGACATTAAGTACAATAAGGAAAATCAAGATTTCTCGGCTCTGCAAGAAATTCAACTGCAAATACTTGATAGCGTTTGTCAAACGTTGCGTAAAGGTGGTATAATAACTTATAGCACTTGTACAATTTTTGATGAGGAAAATTTCCAAGTTATTCACAAATTTTTAGAAACTCATCCAAATTTTGAACAAGTAAAACTGAGTCATACGCAAGAAGATATTGTTAGAGATGGATGTATTGCAATTACCCCAGAACAATATCAGACAGACGGGTTCTTTATAGGACAAGTCAAACGTATCTTGTAA